Proteins from a genomic interval of Magnetovibrio sp. PR-2:
- the nth gene encoding endonuclease III, which yields MKKADIQEFFTRLRAGNPEPKSELNWTNPYTLVVAVSLSAQATDVGVNKATEKLFKIADTPEKMLKLGLGGLKEHIKTIGLYNNKAKNALAMSEMLIRDYGGEVPRDRAELEKLPGVGRKTANVVLNVCWGEPTMAVDTHIFRVSNRTTLAPGKTVLAVEKKLLKVVPDEFMVHAHHWLILHGRYICKARKPD from the coding sequence ATGAAAAAAGCTGACATCCAAGAGTTCTTCACCCGCCTGCGTGCCGGAAATCCGGAGCCAAAATCCGAGCTCAACTGGACCAATCCGTACACCCTTGTGGTCGCGGTTTCTTTGTCCGCGCAGGCCACGGATGTGGGCGTCAACAAAGCCACCGAAAAGCTGTTCAAAATCGCCGACACGCCTGAAAAGATGTTGAAGCTGGGCTTGGGCGGGCTCAAAGAGCACATCAAGACCATTGGGCTTTACAACAACAAAGCCAAAAACGCCTTGGCCATGAGCGAGATGTTGATCCGCGATTACGGCGGCGAGGTCCCCCGCGACCGGGCCGAGCTGGAAAAGTTGCCCGGCGTCGGCCGCAAAACCGCCAACGTGGTGTTGAACGTCTGTTGGGGCGAGCCCACCATGGCCGTCGACACCCACATCTTTCGCGTTTCCAACCGCACCACTTTGGCACCGGGCAAGACCGTCTTGGCGGTGGAAAAGAAGCTTTTGAAAGTGGTGCCGGACGAATTCATGGTGCACGCACACCATTGGCTGATTTTGCACGGGCGCTACATTTGTAAAGCACGCAAGCCCGATTGA
- a CDS encoding adenylate/guanylate cyclase domain-containing protein, producing MPSESSHTADEIHQPFPLQRLYLWRGIPAILIFAVLLSAALWYAFNSFTRGIYLEQSAFRGELIAHVLEDSAPEAWHAMQDAQATEAQLDELRNIFEEEIERQKLIKLKVYDLAGRIVFDVDPTKIGVRETAPALRTTLIDAVPLLQEKVEADGTAVYEIYTPYINDQGHLTAVFEMYETVTYLDGLLRRTAVPAIAVPIAIQLVFALVFGMLVKRGQRAIDRQSAAIVRLSERLKSFVSSSAVNAALSADTHDDIPSSKIEMTLFHSDVRDFTSYSETNDPERVVFFLNDLMGIQVAIVQRHGGDVDKMIGDALLVRFTGTDAQKRAIQASQEILQDVQKTGQPRGLGIGIYTGPVISGAIGPKDRRDFTVIGDSVNMSARLCSQASSGELVTDKETLNASALDGFSPSEDVAVKGRRRPIAINRWQVTT from the coding sequence ATGCCTTCTGAATCTTCTCATACCGCCGACGAAATTCATCAACCGTTTCCCTTGCAGCGCCTGTATTTGTGGCGAGGGATACCGGCAATTTTGATCTTTGCCGTCCTCTTAAGCGCGGCATTGTGGTACGCGTTCAACTCCTTCACGCGCGGCATCTACCTCGAACAGTCTGCTTTTCGGGGCGAATTGATCGCCCACGTTTTAGAAGACAGTGCCCCCGAAGCTTGGCACGCCATGCAAGACGCTCAAGCCACCGAAGCGCAATTGGATGAATTACGCAACATTTTTGAAGAAGAGATCGAGCGACAAAAGCTGATCAAACTTAAAGTCTATGATCTTGCGGGTCGCATTGTTTTTGACGTCGATCCCACCAAAATCGGCGTTCGGGAAACCGCCCCCGCGCTCCGCACCACACTGATTGACGCTGTTCCTTTACTTCAAGAAAAGGTCGAAGCCGACGGAACCGCCGTCTATGAAATTTACACCCCATACATCAATGACCAAGGCCATTTGACGGCGGTGTTTGAAATGTATGAAACGGTCACCTATTTGGACGGTCTACTGCGCCGAACAGCCGTTCCCGCCATTGCCGTTCCCATAGCCATTCAGCTGGTCTTTGCCCTGGTTTTCGGGATGCTGGTCAAACGTGGGCAGCGCGCCATCGACCGCCAATCCGCCGCCATTGTCCGCCTGAGCGAACGGCTCAAATCTTTTGTGTCCTCCAGCGCTGTGAACGCGGCGTTGAGCGCCGATACCCACGACGATATTCCCTCTTCAAAAATCGAAATGACCCTGTTTCATTCCGATGTCCGCGACTTCACCAGCTACTCCGAAACCAATGATCCGGAACGCGTTGTCTTTTTCCTCAATGATTTGATGGGCATTCAGGTGGCCATCGTGCAAAGACACGGCGGTGATGTCGACAAAATGATCGGCGACGCCCTTTTGGTGCGCTTTACCGGAACGGATGCCCAAAAGCGCGCCATACAAGCGTCGCAAGAGATCCTCCAAGACGTTCAAAAGACCGGCCAGCCCCGGGGCTTGGGCATCGGCATTTACACCGGGCCAGTCATTTCCGGCGCCATTGGACCGAAGGACCGACGCGACTTCACAGTCATCGGCGACAGCGTCAACATGTCTGCGCGCCTTTGTTCCCAAGCCAGTAGCGGCGAGCTGGTGACGGACAAAGAGACCTTGAACGCTTCTGCTCTGGACGGGTTTTCACCTTCCGAAGACGTCGCCGTCAAAGGCCGCCGCCGCCCCATCGCTATCAATCGTTGGCAGGTCACCACGTAA
- a CDS encoding DUF2244 domain-containing protein yields the protein MQSIDKTEHTQTSEGLKAFVLTLRPRRSADPRVAYTFCGFLGVVWFAAGVFLTTLGGWPVLGFFGAEFIFIAAMVHVFIKRTEVFETIEITSENVRVSQRDLSGVRHHDFPAYWVQVNYTGSSTENGELEVRSHGEAIEIGKFLSAHEKQRMAEQLNTLIFQQHTPLNTN from the coding sequence ATGCAAAGTATCGACAAAACCGAACACACACAAACGTCTGAAGGTCTCAAGGCCTTCGTCCTCACCTTGCGTCCGCGCCGCAGCGCCGACCCACGGGTGGCCTATACGTTTTGCGGTTTCTTAGGCGTGGTGTGGTTTGCGGCTGGGGTTTTCTTGACCACACTTGGCGGCTGGCCGGTTTTGGGCTTTTTCGGGGCCGAGTTCATCTTTATCGCCGCCATGGTGCACGTGTTCATCAAACGCACCGAAGTTTTTGAGACCATTGAGATTACGTCAGAGAACGTACGGGTGTCTCAACGCGACCTAAGCGGCGTGCGCCACCACGACTTCCCCGCATATTGGGTTCAGGTCAACTATACCGGCTCGAGTACAGAAAACGGCGAGCTTGAAGTGCGCAGCCACGGCGAAGCGATAGAGATCGGCAAGTTTTTATCCGCTCACGAAAAACAGCGTATGGCTGAACAGCTGAACACACTCATCTTTCAGCAACACACGCCGCTGAACACGAACTGA
- a CDS encoding EI24 domain-containing protein: protein MSLIISSYYKAFEQLSDPKTRSVVWKSIGLSAGLFVALFIGIHVLLSVTTFVMIGPLEWFLDVLGQFAAIFSAWYLFPPVVIAVGSLMLDKVVDAVEARHYPDRPVAPGQTLKESIWPSIKLLGSTIGLNLLCLPLLIIPPLFFAALWSLNGYLLSREYFELVANRRMTYADTTAMRKRWRFPLFIAGVGFAFMLSIPILNLFTPVIATAAVVHLFEAWRLKDNIDEKPVIHHKGGAVTVPPESTPPTEV, encoded by the coding sequence ATGAGCTTGATTATTTCGTCTTATTACAAGGCATTCGAACAATTGTCCGATCCGAAGACGCGCTCGGTCGTGTGGAAATCCATTGGCCTGTCCGCCGGCCTGTTTGTCGCCCTGTTTATCGGCATTCACGTCCTTTTGTCCGTCACCACGTTTGTGATGATCGGCCCGTTGGAGTGGTTTCTCGATGTTTTGGGGCAGTTTGCCGCGATCTTTTCGGCCTGGTATCTGTTCCCGCCCGTGGTTATCGCTGTCGGTTCGTTGATGTTGGACAAGGTTGTCGACGCGGTCGAAGCGCGCCACTACCCCGACCGTCCTGTTGCCCCGGGCCAGACGCTCAAAGAATCCATCTGGCCCAGCATTAAGTTATTGGGCTCCACCATCGGGCTGAACTTGTTGTGTCTGCCCCTGCTGATCATTCCGCCGCTGTTTTTTGCCGCCCTTTGGTCGTTGAACGGTTATTTGCTCAGCCGGGAATATTTTGAGCTGGTCGCCAATCGCCGCATGACCTATGCCGACACCACCGCCATGCGCAAACGGTGGCGGTTTCCGTTGTTTATCGCCGGGGTCGGCTTTGCGTTCATGTTGAGCATTCCGATCTTGAACCTGTTCACGCCCGTGATCGCCACGGCTGCCGTTGTGCACCTGTTCGAAGCGTGGCGGTTGAAGGACAACATTGACGAAAAGCCCGTAATCCATCACAAGGGGGGAGCCGTCACGGTTCCGCCAGAAAGCACACCCCCAACTGAAGTTTGA
- a CDS encoding bifunctional transcriptional activator/DNA repair enzyme AdaA, protein MSNDYTRIEKAIRFIVDHRLDQPDLDQVAAEVGLSPSHFQRLFVRWAGVSPKKFLGALTLAHAQDLLKAGESVLGASLDVGLSSPSRLHDLFISLDAMTPGEFKNGGEALSITVAPVPTPFGDAVEMRTDRGLCGFEFVEPGLAPMDLARARWPNASLCSVAPDTTLVDQLFGSGRENPVRLHVKATPFQFKVWQALIQIPPGTASTYKRVAAHMGSPKSARAVGGAVGANPVGVIIPCHRVIRETGLVDGYRWGSARKHALLAWETVHSA, encoded by the coding sequence ATGAGCAATGACTACACCCGCATTGAAAAAGCCATCCGCTTCATTGTGGACCACCGCTTGGACCAGCCGGACTTGGACCAAGTGGCGGCAGAGGTGGGTTTGAGCCCCTCTCACTTTCAACGCCTGTTTGTGCGCTGGGCCGGGGTGAGCCCGAAAAAGTTTTTGGGCGCCCTCACCTTGGCCCATGCCCAAGACCTTTTGAAAGCGGGCGAAAGCGTTTTGGGGGCGAGCTTGGACGTGGGCCTGTCGAGCCCGTCGCGCCTGCACGATCTGTTCATCAGCCTCGACGCCATGACCCCCGGGGAGTTCAAAAATGGTGGGGAAGCCTTATCGATCACTGTCGCTCCCGTCCCGACCCCTTTTGGAGACGCGGTTGAAATGCGCACGGATCGCGGACTTTGTGGGTTTGAGTTTGTGGAACCCGGCCTTGCCCCCATGGACCTAGCCCGGGCGCGCTGGCCGAACGCGTCTCTCTGCTCTGTCGCACCCGACACCACGCTGGTCGATCAGCTGTTCGGATCAGGCCGCGAAAACCCCGTTCGGCTGCATGTCAAAGCCACACCGTTTCAGTTCAAGGTTTGGCAAGCGCTGATCCAAATTCCACCGGGTACGGCGTCTACCTATAAACGTGTGGCCGCTCATATGGGATCGCCAAAAAGCGCAAGGGCCGTCGGCGGTGCGGTCGGCGCAAACCCCGTCGGCGTGATCATTCCGTGTCACCGAGTGATCCGCGAAACAGGGCTGGTTGACGGCTACCGCTGGGGGAGTGCGCGCAAACACGCACTGTTGGCGTGGGAAACTGTCCACAGCGCATAA
- the dnaK gene encoding molecular chaperone DnaK: MSKVIGIDLGTTNSCLSLMEGSDPKVIENAEGARTTPSMVAFTDDGERLVGQPAKRQAVTNPTDTLFAIKRLIGRRYNDPLTEKDKGLVPYHITEGKNGDAWVEAQGKDYSPSEVSAFILQKMKETAESYLGAEVTQAVITVPAYFNDSQRQATKDAGKIAGLEVLRIINEPTAAALAYGLEKKDGGVVAVYDLGGGTFDVSILEIGDGVFEVKSTNGDTFLGGEDFDHSIVEYLADEFKKENGIDLREDRLALQRLKEAAEKAKIELSSSTQTEVNLPFITADASGPKHLNVKMTRAKLEALVGDLIKRTVAPCEAALKDAGLKASEIDEVILVGGMTRMPKVQEVVKDIFGREPHKGVNPDEVVAIGAAIQGGVLKGDVKDVLLLDVTPLSLGIETLGGVFTRLIDRNTTIPTRKSQVFSTAEDNQSAVTIRVFQGEREMAADNKHLGQFDLIGIPPSPRGMPQIEVTFDIDTNGIVNVSAKDKATGKEQQVAIQASGGLSDDDIEKMVQDAESHAEEDKTRRELVDAKNKAESLVHDTEKNVAEHGDKVSPDDKAAIESAIADTKAVLEDEGADAEAINGKADTLMQAAMKLGEAMYKDQQAEAGEAGPDMGAAPGGDGGAEAPADDNVVDADFEEVDPDQDKK, encoded by the coding sequence ATGAGCAAAGTTATCGGTATTGACTTGGGCACCACGAACTCGTGTTTGTCCTTGATGGAAGGCTCCGATCCGAAAGTGATCGAAAATGCCGAGGGCGCGCGCACCACGCCGTCCATGGTCGCCTTCACAGATGATGGTGAACGCCTGGTGGGTCAGCCCGCCAAACGCCAAGCCGTCACCAACCCCACGGACACCCTGTTCGCCATCAAACGTTTGATCGGCCGTCGCTACAACGACCCGCTGACCGAAAAAGACAAAGGTTTGGTGCCGTATCACATCACCGAAGGCAAAAATGGTGACGCATGGGTGGAAGCTCAGGGCAAAGATTACAGCCCGTCTGAAGTCTCCGCGTTCATTTTGCAAAAAATGAAAGAAACGGCGGAAAGCTACTTGGGCGCAGAAGTCACGCAAGCCGTGATCACCGTTCCGGCTTACTTCAACGACAGCCAGCGCCAAGCCACCAAAGACGCCGGTAAGATTGCCGGTTTGGAAGTGCTGCGCATCATCAACGAACCGACCGCTGCGGCTCTGGCTTATGGCCTTGAGAAAAAAGACGGCGGTGTGGTTGCTGTTTATGACTTGGGCGGTGGTACGTTTGACGTTTCTATTTTGGAAATCGGCGACGGTGTCTTCGAAGTGAAGTCCACCAACGGCGATACGTTCCTGGGCGGTGAAGACTTTGACCACTCCATCGTCGAATACTTGGCCGACGAATTCAAAAAAGAAAACGGCATCGACTTGCGCGAAGACCGCTTGGCCCTGCAGCGTCTGAAAGAAGCTGCGGAAAAAGCCAAGATCGAACTGTCGTCTTCCACGCAAACCGAAGTCAACCTGCCGTTCATCACGGCAGATGCCTCCGGCCCGAAACACTTGAACGTGAAAATGACCCGCGCCAAGTTGGAAGCGTTGGTGGGCGATCTGATCAAACGCACGGTTGCCCCTTGTGAAGCCGCGTTGAAAGACGCCGGCCTCAAAGCGTCCGAAATCGACGAAGTGATATTGGTTGGTGGCATGACCCGCATGCCGAAAGTCCAAGAGGTCGTCAAAGACATCTTCGGTCGCGAGCCGCACAAAGGTGTGAACCCCGACGAAGTTGTGGCCATCGGTGCTGCCATCCAAGGCGGTGTGTTGAAAGGCGACGTCAAAGACGTTTTGCTGTTGGACGTGACGCCGTTGTCGCTGGGCATCGAAACCCTGGGCGGTGTGTTCACCCGCTTGATCGATCGCAACACCACGATCCCGACCCGCAAGTCTCAAGTCTTCTCCACCGCAGAAGACAACCAGTCGGCTGTGACCATCCGCGTGTTCCAAGGGGAACGCGAAATGGCGGCGGACAACAAACATCTGGGTCAGTTCGATCTGATCGGTATTCCCCCGTCTCCGCGCGGCATGCCGCAAATCGAAGTCACCTTTGACATCGACACCAACGGTATCGTCAACGTGTCGGCCAAAGACAAAGCGACGGGCAAAGAACAGCAAGTTGCCATTCAGGCTTCCGGTGGTCTGTCCGACGACGACATCGAAAAAATGGTCCAAGACGCCGAAAGCCACGCGGAAGAAGACAAAACGCGTCGCGAATTGGTGGACGCGAAAAACAAGGCCGAAAGCTTGGTGCACGACACCGAGAAAAACGTCGCTGAGCATGGCGATAAAGTCAGCCCGGACGATAAAGCTGCCATCGAAAGCGCCATCGCCGACACCAAAGCGGTGTTGGAAGACGAAGGTGCGGACGCCGAAGCCATCAATGGCAAGGCCGACACTTTGATGCAAGCCGCCATGAAACTGGGCGAAGCCATGTATAAAGACCAGCAAGCCGAAGCCGGTGAAGCAGGTCCGGATATGGGCGCGGCGCCGGGTGGCGACGGGGGTGCAGAGGCACCCGCTGACGACAATGTGGTCGATGCCGACTTTGAAGAAGTCGACCCCGACCAAGACAAGAAGTAA
- a CDS encoding adenosine kinase — protein MSDARLDVCGIGNAIVDVLSHEDDDFLTRHGMTKGTMALIDADQADKLYDDMGPGIECSGGSAANTIAGIASLGGKAAFIGKVKDDQLGKVFRHDIKAIGVDFPTSPAEDGLSTARCLINVTPDAERTMNTFLGACVELGPSDVDEDVVRASQVTYLEGYLWDKDNAKAAFVKAAELAHAAGREVSLSLSDPFCVDRHRDSFLELVENHVDILFANEDEIMSLYQTDTFDAALQYVRGHTSVAALTRGAKGSVVLQGDKLHISDAEPGVNVVDTTGAGDAYAAGFLFGYTDGGQNDLALCARMGGIASAEIISHFGARPEVSLKDLVAEKIG, from the coding sequence ATGTCTGACGCACGCCTGGACGTTTGCGGGATCGGTAACGCCATCGTAGATGTGTTGAGCCACGAAGATGACGACTTTTTGACCCGTCATGGCATGACCAAGGGCACCATGGCGCTGATCGATGCCGATCAGGCCGATAAGCTTTATGACGACATGGGTCCGGGCATTGAATGCTCGGGCGGCTCCGCTGCGAACACCATTGCGGGCATTGCGTCCCTGGGCGGCAAAGCGGCGTTCATCGGCAAGGTCAAGGACGACCAGCTGGGCAAAGTGTTTCGCCACGACATCAAAGCCATCGGCGTGGACTTCCCGACCTCTCCGGCCGAAGACGGACTGTCCACCGCGCGCTGCCTGATCAACGTCACCCCGGATGCCGAGCGCACCATGAACACGTTTTTGGGCGCGTGTGTCGAGCTGGGCCCGTCGGACGTGGACGAAGACGTGGTCCGTGCCTCGCAAGTCACCTATTTGGAAGGCTATCTGTGGGACAAAGACAACGCCAAGGCGGCTTTTGTAAAAGCGGCTGAGCTGGCCCATGCGGCGGGGCGCGAAGTGTCGCTGTCCCTGTCCGACCCGTTCTGTGTGGACCGTCACCGCGATAGCTTCCTGGAGCTGGTGGAAAACCATGTCGACATCTTGTTCGCCAACGAAGACGAGATCATGTCCCTTTATCAAACCGACACCTTTGACGCGGCGTTGCAATACGTGCGTGGGCACACATCGGTGGCTGCTTTGACGCGTGGTGCCAAAGGCTCCGTCGTGCTCCAAGGTGACAAGCTTCACATTTCCGACGCCGAGCCCGGTGTAAACGTGGTGGATACCACAGGTGCGGGCGATGCTTACGCGGCGGGTTTCCTGTTTGGCTATACCGACGGCGGTCAAAACGACTTGGCGCTCTGTGCGCGCATGGGCGGAATTGCCTCGGCTGAAATTATTTCTCACTTCGGGGCCCGCCCGGAAGTGTCTTTGAAGGATCTTGTGGCCGAAAAAATCGGCTAA
- the dnaJ gene encoding molecular chaperone DnaJ translates to MSKQDYYDLLGVSKDADGDEIKKAYRKLAMKYHPDRNPDDKSAEQSFKDVNEAYEILKDDEKRAAYDRFGHAAFEQGGPGGPGGFGGGFEGGFGGGFADIFEEMFGGGGGGFGGGRGRGGAEQSGRGSDLRFNMDITLEEAFEGKSTEIRVPGSAQCDDCGGTGAKKGTEPTTCSSCGGHGRIRAQQGFFTVERTCPTCHGQGKMIKEPCRNCSGSGRVHKEKTLSVNIPAGVEDGTRIRLSGEGEAGLRGAPSGDLYIFLNIRSHNIFQREGANIYVRVPVPMTTAALGGSLEVPTVGGSRARINIPEGTQSGQQFRLRGKGMSVLRSPAFGDMFVELSVETPVNLTKKQKELMDQFRAEGGDENKHSPESGGFFSKVKELWEDLKD, encoded by the coding sequence ATGTCGAAGCAAGACTATTACGATCTGCTGGGAGTCTCGAAAGACGCCGACGGCGACGAGATCAAAAAGGCATACCGTAAACTTGCCATGAAGTATCACCCGGACCGCAATCCGGATGACAAAAGCGCTGAGCAAAGCTTCAAAGACGTTAACGAGGCCTATGAAATCCTCAAAGACGATGAGAAGCGCGCGGCTTACGACCGCTTTGGTCATGCGGCCTTCGAACAAGGCGGCCCCGGTGGCCCCGGTGGTTTTGGCGGTGGTTTCGAAGGCGGCTTCGGCGGCGGTTTTGCCGACATCTTCGAAGAAATGTTCGGCGGTGGCGGCGGCGGTTTTGGCGGTGGACGCGGTCGCGGCGGCGCGGAACAATCCGGCCGTGGGTCGGACCTGCGCTTTAACATGGACATAACCTTGGAAGAAGCCTTTGAGGGCAAGTCCACGGAAATTCGTGTCCCCGGTTCTGCACAATGTGACGACTGCGGCGGCACGGGTGCGAAAAAAGGCACCGAACCGACCACATGTTCGTCGTGTGGGGGCCATGGCCGCATTCGCGCGCAACAAGGTTTCTTCACGGTTGAGCGCACGTGCCCCACGTGTCACGGCCAAGGCAAAATGATCAAAGAGCCGTGCCGCAATTGCTCGGGCTCTGGCCGTGTGCACAAAGAAAAAACCTTGTCCGTCAACATTCCCGCCGGCGTCGAAGACGGCACACGCATCCGCTTGTCCGGCGAAGGCGAAGCTGGCCTGCGCGGCGCTCCGTCAGGTGATCTCTATATTTTCTTGAACATTCGTTCGCACAACATCTTCCAACGCGAGGGTGCCAACATTTATGTACGTGTACCGGTGCCCATGACCACAGCGGCCTTGGGCGGGTCTTTGGAAGTCCCCACGGTGGGCGGTTCGCGCGCACGCATCAACATTCCCGAAGGCACCCAGTCGGGCCAACAGTTCCGCCTGCGCGGCAAAGGTATGAGCGTTCTGCGCTCCCCTGCTTTTGGCGACATGTTTGTGGAACTCAGCGTTGAAACACCGGTGAACCTTACTAAGAAGCAAAAAGAATTGATGGACCAATTCCGCGCCGAAGGTGGAGATGAAAACAAACACTCCCCCGAATCCGGCGGCTTCTTCTCCAAAGTCAAAGAGCTGTGGGAAGACTTGAAGGATTAA
- the typA gene encoding translational GTPase TypA, protein MELRNIAIIAHVDHGKTTLVDELLKQSGTFRDNQKVAERAMDSGELEQERGITITAKPTSVEWKGTRINIVDTPGHADFGGEVERILSMVDGVCLLVDAAEGAMPQTKFVTGKALKLGLKPIVIVNKVDKPEQRAFEVQDEIFDLFSAMEANDDQLDFPTIFASAKNGWAASEPDGAQDNMDVIFDTILEHVPAPKQIANDDSQLPFSMLATTLESDNFLGRVLTGRVETGIAKPNMTIKAMSRDGEVIEQARITKLLAFRGLERVPADEVHAGDLVAIAGLQKATVADTLCDTAVEEPLTAQPVDPPTLAMTFSVNDSPLAGTEGSKVTSRMIRDRLLAEAEGNVALRITEAENKDAFEVAGRGELQLGVLIEQMRREGFELTISRPRVLIREDESGSREEPLEEVTVDVDEEFSGIVVEALSLRKGQMKEMRPSGAGKTRLIFHVPARGMIGYYGEFLTETRGTGIMSRVFHSYTSYQGKLPGRRNGVLISNAPGQTVAYALQNLEGRGPLFIGNQIKVYEGMIIGEHSRPGDLEVNPMKAKQLTNVRASGTDDAVRLTPPIRMSLEQAIAYIQDDELVEVTPENVRLRKRHLDPHERKRESRKAEAEG, encoded by the coding sequence ATGGAATTACGCAACATTGCGATTATCGCTCACGTTGATCACGGCAAAACAACCCTGGTTGACGAGCTCTTGAAACAGTCCGGCACGTTTCGCGACAACCAAAAGGTTGCCGAGCGCGCCATGGACTCAGGCGAGCTGGAGCAAGAACGCGGCATCACCATCACCGCCAAGCCCACATCGGTGGAATGGAAAGGCACGCGCATCAACATCGTCGACACCCCAGGTCACGCAGACTTCGGCGGCGAGGTGGAACGCATCTTGAGCATGGTTGACGGCGTGTGTTTGTTGGTGGACGCCGCCGAAGGGGCCATGCCGCAAACCAAGTTTGTCACGGGCAAAGCGTTGAAGCTGGGCCTTAAACCCATCGTCATCGTCAACAAGGTGGACAAGCCCGAACAGCGTGCGTTCGAAGTCCAAGACGAAATCTTCGATCTGTTCTCCGCCATGGAAGCCAACGACGATCAGTTGGACTTCCCGACCATTTTTGCCTCCGCCAAAAACGGCTGGGCCGCGTCCGAGCCCGATGGTGCGCAAGACAATATGGACGTAATTTTCGACACCATCTTGGAACACGTGCCCGCACCGAAACAGATCGCAAACGACGATTCCCAGCTGCCGTTTTCCATGTTGGCGACGACGCTGGAAAGCGACAACTTCTTAGGCCGTGTGTTGACGGGCCGGGTTGAAACCGGTATCGCCAAACCGAACATGACCATCAAAGCCATGAGCCGCGACGGCGAAGTCATCGAACAAGCCCGCATCACCAAGCTGTTGGCGTTCCGTGGTCTCGAACGCGTTCCGGCCGACGAAGTGCACGCAGGTGACTTGGTCGCCATCGCGGGTTTGCAAAAAGCCACCGTGGCCGACACCCTGTGCGACACGGCTGTTGAAGAACCCCTGACGGCTCAGCCCGTTGATCCGCCGACCTTGGCCATGACGTTCTCGGTCAACGATTCGCCGTTGGCGGGCACCGAAGGTTCCAAAGTCACGTCGCGTATGATCCGCGATCGCTTGCTGGCCGAGGCGGAAGGCAACGTGGCCCTTCGCATCACCGAGGCTGAAAACAAAGACGCCTTCGAAGTCGCCGGACGTGGCGAATTGCAGTTGGGCGTGTTGATCGAACAAATGCGCCGCGAAGGCTTTGAGCTCACCATTTCACGCCCGCGCGTGTTGATCCGCGAAGACGAAAGCGGCAGCCGCGAAGAGCCGTTGGAAGAAGTCACCGTCGACGTTGACGAAGAGTTTTCCGGCATCGTGGTCGAAGCCTTGTCTCTGCGCAAAGGCCAAATGAAAGAAATGCGGCCGTCGGGTGCCGGCAAAACCCGCCTGATCTTCCACGTGCCCGCACGCGGCATGATTGGTTACTACGGTGAGTTCCTGACCGAAACACGTGGCACAGGTATCATGTCCCGTGTTTTTCACAGCTACACATCATACCAAGGCAAGCTGCCCGGTCGTCGCAACGGTGTGCTGATCTCCAACGCACCGGGTCAAACGGTGGCCTATGCTCTGCAAAACTTGGAAGGCCGCGGTCCGCTGTTCATCGGTAACCAAATCAAAGTTTACGAAGGTATGATCATCGGCGAACATTCGCGCCCGGGTGATCTGGAAGTCAACCCCATGAAGGCCAAGCAGCTCACCAACGTGCGCGCGTCTGGTACGGACGACGCCGTGCGCTTGACCCCGCCCATCCGCATGTCCTTGGAACAAGCCATCGCGTATATCCAAGACGACGAACTGGTGGAAGTCACGCCCGAAAACGTCCGCCTACGCAAACGCCACTTGGACCCCCACGAACGCAAACGCGAATCGCGCAAAGCGGAGGCTGAGGGTTAA
- the dapB gene encoding 4-hydroxy-tetrahydrodipicolinate reductase, protein MKIGIVGAAGRMGRMLVAAVQAADGASLAGGTEFASHPNRGEDLGLLAGGEAAGVELSTDPRALFDVSDAVIDFTIPTATAAHAALAAETGTVLVVGTTGMDEAQQGAVDAAAQKAAVVQAANFSVGVNVLLGLVEKTAAILPESYDIEIVEMHHYHKVDAPSGTALALGHAAAAGREVNLDDVACKARDGIVGARPKGEIGFATLRGGDVVGDHTTMFAGPGERLEITHKASSREVFANGAVRAAIWGCSQQPGKYDMKDVLGL, encoded by the coding sequence ATGAAGATCGGAATAGTGGGCGCGGCCGGGCGCATGGGTCGAATGTTGGTGGCGGCTGTTCAGGCTGCAGACGGGGCTTCGTTGGCCGGCGGAACGGAGTTTGCCTCCCATCCCAATAGGGGTGAGGACTTAGGTCTGTTGGCCGGTGGAGAAGCGGCAGGCGTTGAGCTTTCAACCGATCCGCGTGCGCTGTTTGACGTCAGTGATGCGGTCATCGATTTCACCATACCGACGGCCACGGCGGCGCATGCGGCTTTGGCGGCTGAGACCGGCACGGTTTTGGTGGTCGGCACAACCGGCATGGACGAGGCCCAACAAGGCGCGGTCGATGCAGCGGCGCAAAAAGCAGCTGTTGTTCAGGCGGCGAATTTTTCGGTTGGTGTCAACGTGTTGCTCGGATTGGTTGAAAAAACGGCTGCCATCTTGCCCGAATCTTATGACATTGAAATCGTCGAAATGCACCACTATCACAAGGTTGACGCTCCGTCCGGCACCGCTTTGGCGCTGGGCCACGCGGCGGCGGCGGGTCGTGAAGTCAACTTGGACGATGTGGCGTGCAAAGCGCGCGATGGCATCGTCGGGGCCCGCCCCAAAGGTGAAATTGGCTTCGCCACCCTGCGCGGCGGTGATGTGGTCGGCGATCACACCACCATGTTCGCCGGCCCTGGCGAGCGTCTTGAGATCACGCACAAAGCGTCAAGCCGTGAAGTCTTCGCCAACGGCGCGGTGCGCGCGGCGATTTGGGGCTGTTCGCAACAACCCGGCAAGTACGATATGAAAGATGTGTTGGGTCTCTAG